The Planctomicrobium piriforme genome contains the following window.
GAGACGGTTCCGACTTCTTCAACCACCGGGGATTCCAAATCCATCGTGGAGATGGCCTGGATCTCTGCACACAGTAACCGACAGCAACGCAAGAGTCTCTGAACCGCGTCGCGGGCCTGGTTGAGTTCCCCCTGAATTGCGAATCCTTCGACGGCCAATGCTAAATCTCCTGCGGTGCGGCTGAATGTGCCCAGCGTACTCGCTGCTTTATGAGCGGATTCGCGAAGTGGAGAGAGTTCTCCGGCGTCCGCTTGGTGCTGAAGCTCCAGCAGGAGTTGAGGCATGTGTTCGAAAAATGAGGCGATCAGGGCCTGCAGAATCTCGGGATTCCCGCCGCTGACCGAACGCAGCATTTCATGATCGATCAGTTGTTCAGCCTTGGTCTCTGTCGTCACCTGATCTGACGAAATCACCTCATCGATCAACTGAAACAGCAGTTCGCTCCGCATGGGCTTCTGCAGCAAACCGTCCATCCCGGCCGCAAGACATTCTTCGCGAATGTGCGACGTGTCGCGAGCCGTTAACGCGATGATCGGGAGTCTCCCTGCCCCTTCGTCTTGTTCCCATTGCCGCAAATCGCGAGCCACGCTCAGCCCATCTTTCAAGGGCATATGAATATCGAGGAGCAGCAAGTCGAACCGGCCTGAGCGCGCGAGTTCCAAGGCCTTCTCGCCATCTTCGGCAACTTCCAATCGATGCGAGCGCTGACCGAGTACCTGAGCCAGCAGCTGAGCATTAAACCGGTGATCTTCCGCGACGAGCACATTGAGCTTTCGACCGGACGCAATTTTCTCCGGGACGGCAGCAGGCAACTCCGACTTCGGCTGGGCCGGCTCGCTGTTGAGACATTCTTCAGGATGCAGGCATTGAAACGGAATCCGGAAACGGAATGTACTCCCCTCACCGACGCCGCTCTCCAGCTGGATCTCGCCCCCCATCGCGCGGACCAGCCGCGAGGCAATCGTGAGCCCGAGTCCGGTGCCTCCATACTTTCGGGTGACCGACGCGTCCTCCTGTTCGAACGCCTGAAAGATCGATGATTGCTTCTCAGGGGAAATGCCAATGCCGGTGTCCTGGACGGCAAACTCCACCAGCACGCGATCTCTTTTTAAGGAACGAACAAACCGCACCGCCAATTCCACTCGTCCTTGCGGGGTGAACTTGATGCCGTTCGCGACGAGATTGACGAGCACTTGTCGTAACCGCCCGGCATCGCCGAGAACGTCATCCGGAATGGTCTCCTGGATCGCGCAGTGCAATTGCAGGTGTTGCTCCTGCGCACGCACATCGAGCAACCGCACGACATCCTGGCAGACCCGATGTAGTGAAAACGGAGCCTCGACGAGACGCAGCTTGCCTGCCTCGATTTTTGAGAAATCGAGCAGGTCGTTGATGATCTCCAGTAAGTTCTCACCTGCCCCCTGCACTGTCTCCAGCAGGTCACGCTGGGAGGGTTCGAGTGGCGACTCCAGTACCAGTTCCGTCATTCCCAGAATGGCATTCATGGGTGTTCGGATCTCGTGGCTGACGTTTGCCAGGAATTCATCTTTCAAGCGGTTCGCGGACTCGGCGAGTTCTTTCGCCGCGAGGAGCTTTTGTTCCGCGAGTTTCAGGTCAGTAATATCCGTGCACGAACCCAGCCAGCGGTTAATCGTACCGTCGACATCGCGGATAGGGACCGCACGGACCTTGTACCAGCGATAGTCGCCGTCCGCCTGTCGAATGCGATGTTCCAGATCGTAATTCTGCGACAGCCTGACCGTCTCCGACCAACGTGCAACGACAAAGTCGAGTTCGTCCGGATGCAGAATGCAGTGCCACCCGTTAACGAGTAATTCCTCCGGCAGCTTCCCGGTGAACTCCAGAAACTGCGGACTGTAGTAGTCGGCCGTCCCATCGGGATTGGTCGTCCAGATCAACTGGGGCAGCATCTGTGTCAGGCTCCGCCAGCGCTGCTCGCTCTCCCGAATCGTCCGTTCCGCCCCCTTGCGATCGGTCATATCGCGGTAGTTCGCCATCACCACAACGGCGGAGGGTTCGTCCATGAGAATCTGGCCGATCGCCTCGATGTCGCGCCAGCTTCCGTCGGCATGCCGGAGACGAAACTCAGCCTTCGTCAATGTGCCCGGCCGCTCCACGATGGAAGTGAAAAAGGCTTGCTGTGCGGGCCGATCATCAGGATGCACAATCGGGTCGTCGAGGATGTTCCGCCCGATGCGCTCTCCTGGCGAGTAACCCAAGATGCGGGTGACGGACGGCGTCTGATAGAGAGCGGTGCCATCCAGCGCGAAGATTCCGATGACGTCTGACGAGTGCTGCATCAGATGAGTAAAACGCTGCTGTGTCTTTTGCAGGGTCCGTTGTGCCAGACGCCGCTGTTCTTCTTGAAGCCGTCGAAGCTGGCTGCGGCGCAGAGAATCGGACAGGATGCTGATGAAGATGCCCGTCGCCAGGAAAATGACCATCGCCACACTGTCGGCGGCAGGTTTCGGATCGAGGCGCAACAGGTGATTGACCAGCAGCAGATTTGTGAGGGCGGCGCTGACCAGCGTTGCAATGACGCCCGGCCACAGGCCGCCGAAGTGAGCGGCAATGATGACCGCAGGCAGAAACGTGCTATAGAGACCGCGCTCGCCCAACACGTCTTGAAGCTGCCATCGAAAGAGCAGCGTCACTGCGATGGCGGCTGCAGAAACAGTCAAACCGAACGACGTTGAAAATTCGCGCGGCAGGAGGGGCAACCGCCCTCCGCCACGCGCCGATTCTGTTGTTGTCACGTCCTGGTCGATCACATTGAGCCCTGCTGTTCTGACGGCGCGGATTTGCAAATTCTGCGCCGCACGCTGATTCGACGCCATTCTCACAAAATGGTATGAATTTCCTACTCTCCCACACCCACGCTCGCGACCAGCCCCTCCATCCGCCTGCTGCCAGGTAAGGCGAATTGCTCATTATGCCAAGACTCCTGCTGATCGACGACGACAAGGCCATCATTCCCCAACAAGTGCGGCTCGCGTTTGCGGCTACAGAGTATGAAATCAAAGTCGCCCCGACTGCGGCCGAAGGTCTGAGCCTGTTTCAGTCCTGGGCTCCCGACGTCGTCATTCTGGATCTACGGCTTCCGGATTCGACGGGATTGGAACTGTTCCGCAAGCTCCGGGAAATCGACCGTCGCACTCCCGTCGTGTTCGCCACGATGACCAAAGGGGCCGACGAAGCCATCGAAGCGATGAAACTGGGGGCGTTCGATTACCTGTTTAAGCCGCTCGATTTGAAGGAGTTGCAGAAAATCGTCGGCGAGGCGCTGCTGGTCTCAAAGCGGATGCGGGAGCCTGCCGTTGTCGCTGCCGATGTCGAGGATTCGCCCGCTGACGGGGCGATCATCGGAAGCTGCCCGCAGATGCGGGAAGTGTACAAAGCCATTGGACGCGTCAGCGCCCAGGACGTGCCGGTCCTGATCACCGGCGAGAGCGGCACTGGCAAAGAATTGGTCGCGCGGGCAATTTATCAGCACAGCGCTCGCTCTCAAGGGCCGTTTCTGGTGCTCAATTGTGCGGCGATTCCTGAGCAACTGCTGGAGAGCGAACTGTTCGGGCATGAGAAAGGGGCCTTTACCGGGGCCGACCGTCGCCGCATCGGGAAGTTCGAGCAGGTCAACGGAGGAACGCTCTTTCTGGATGAAATCGGAGACATGCCTGCCGGGCTGCAGGCCAAGATGCTGCGGGTGTTGCAGGAGCAGCAGTTCGAACGGGTCGGCGGCAACGAAACGATTCAGACGAATGTCCGCGTCATCGCCGCGACACATCGGGATTTGCGCGCCTGGTCGCAGGCAGGGAAATACCGTCCCGACCTCTACTACCGACTGAGCGTGTTTACGATTCATCTGCCTGCGCTGCGGGAACGGGGCAACGATCTCGAAGCCCTCGTGCGCTACTATGTTCGCCGTTTGAGCGCAGGGTTTAACCGGGAAATTCACGACGTTTCCGCAGAAACTCTGGCTCGGCTGCAGTCGTACAACTGGCCCGGCAACATTCGCGAATTGCAGAGCGTCCTCAAGCAGGCGCTGCTGCATGCCAGCGGAGACGTGCTGCTTCCTTCTTTTCTGCCGCAACTGGGTGAAGCGGGGGCGGCGCCGGCACCTGCGATGTCGGACGCGCAGCAGTTCGATCTGACCGGTTTCATCAGCGAACATCTGACCGCCGATGCGACGGAACTTCACGACACCGTCCACCGGCAGGTCGACCGCATTCTGCTCACAAAAGTGTTGGAGTTTACAGGCGGAAACCAGTATCAGGCCGCGCGAGTACTCGGACTTTCGCGTCAGACGTTACGGACTCGACTGAGAGAAATGAAAATTCAGGTGACGCAGACCATTGCACATGGCGAAGACCACGACGAATAGCCGCTCGACTGTCAATATCAAGACGAGTGCGGGTTCCGGCGCATGACTTGCTGAATGAACTGCTGGCAACAACGGCGGCGACCTGTCGGCTGGACGGTTGATCGCCGATTCATGTGCAGCATTGTTCGCAGGATTCGTTCGCGTGTCTGTTCCGGTGCAACTTGAGCCCGCGGCTGAACGCTTTCTCGCTACCGTGGCACAGCAGTCGCCCCCTTGTGAGGGCCAGCCTGAAGTCGAGCGGCAGCGTCTGGAAGAAATTCAGCAGCGAGCTCCAATCAATCCGCAGGTCGAAGTCGAACATCGAATTATTGCCGCCGGGCCGAAGCGACAGTTGTCGATGAAAATTGTGCGACCTCGTCAATCTCGGGCTTTGTTGCCTCCGATCCTGTATCTGCATGGGGGCGCATGGGTGTACGGAAGTTTCGAGACGCATGGGCGTCTGGTCCAGGAATTGTGCCTGGGAGCTCAGGCAGCAGTCATTTTCGTCGATTACAACCTGTCGCCTGAATCGACTCATCCCACCGCCGCGGCCGAAAGTTATGCGGCACTCACCTGGATCGCGGAAAACGGACGACAAAACGGGCTCGACCCGTCCAAGCTGACTGTTGCCGGCGACTGTGTCGGCGGGCACCTGGCGGCTTCCATTGCTTTACGTTCACAACAGTATTCCGGGCCAGTGATTCAGCGACAACTTTTGTTCTATCCAGTTCTCGACCCCCACTGCGACAGCGATTCTTATTGTCAATTCGCGACAGGTTATGGCCTCCGTCGGGACGTGATGCAGCGCTGCTGGCAACTGTCGCTGGGAAATGCCGTTGAACAAAAAACCGTGAGCGACTTCCCGCTGAACTGCTCCATGTCGCAACTGCGACGAATGCCGCCGTCACTCATCATCACCGCAGAGGCGGACGTCGCTCGCGACGAAGGGGAACTGTACTCCGTCCGACTGCGTGCCGCCGGCGTGCCCACGACTCAGGTGAGATTCCAGGGAACGCTTCACGATTTCTTGATGCTCAATCCTCTCGCACACTCAGCCGCAACACGCGGTGCAATGATGCTGGCGATGAACTGGCTGCGAGAAGGTTTTGCGTCGCGCGCCTGAAGCCTGCGCGGTCACCGTCAGGCGACCTTTCTAAAACGGAAATCACAAGAGCGGCGAAACGCTGACCACGGTGGTCATTTTCTGTGCTGACCAGAGACCTCCAGAACGAATCCTTCTTCAAGTAGAGACCGCTCGAATGTGAGAGGTGATGGCGTTCCTCGCAGATTTTGCCGTCTCATGCGAGTGATTTTCTGATTCTGAGACCTTTTTTCTTCAGCGGCATACTTGTTGCCAAATGCTCTCTCGCTCACAGCGATTCAGTGACGCCGGAAACAATTCCATGATCTCTCTGGAATGCCTCGGCAGACGTTGCCCGAGTGCGACGGTGTGAATCGCATCTGAACTGATCTAAGGAGACGACCGTGCCTGGTTACGACCGCCGCGAGTTTTTTACAGGTGCTGCAATGTTCGCCGCCGCGGCCACTGCCGTTCTGCTGAATCAGAGTGAGTCTGAAGGGGGCGACCCCAGCTTCATGAATAACGTGCCCGACCCTGTGACCTCAGGGGACGAGTTGCCGACGTTCAAATTCGAACTCGAAAAGTCGACAGGCAAGGTCATCGGCAAGAGCTCCGGGAAGGAAGCGACCGTTAAGCAATTGCCGATCTCCAAAGGGATTGCTGGCGTTTCCATGCGACTGGAACCGGGCGCAATGCGGGAACTCCATTGGCACGCCACCGCCGCGGAATGGGCGCTCGTACTCGAAGGCCGGGTACGTACCACAGTGGTTTCTCCGGACGGCACGGCCGAGACTAATGATTTTCAACCGGGGGATGTGTGGCTGTTTCCTCGCGGGCATGGTCACATGCTGGAGTGCCTGGGAAAGGAGCCTTGCCACTTCATTCTGATCTTCGACAACGGTTACTTCTCGGAGTTTGGTACGTTCAGCATCTCCGACTGGATCGGCCATGTCAGTCCCGAGTTGCTGGCAAAGAACTTTGGCGTGCCGGCATCAACATTCGAAAGTTTTCCGAAAAAGGAAGTGTACTTTGCCCGCGGCGAAGTACCTCCGGAAACTCCCGAGACCCCGTTGCAAGGTCTCACGGTCCCTCCCCTTACGCATAAGTACGAACTTCTCTCACAGCCCCCGTATCGGACATTCTCAGGCGGCCGCGAATGGCGCGTCGATTCCAGCAACTTTCCCATCTCGACCACCATCACCGGCGTCGTGCTGGAACTGGAGCCCGGCGCCATCCGCGAATTGCATTGGCATCCGACGGCCGATGAATGGCAATATGTGATCGCAGGAGACATCAGCGTCACCCTGTTCGGATCGAATGCCCGCTATCGCGTGGAGACCTTGCACAAAGGGGATGTAGGGTACATCCCCCAGGGATTCGGCCATTCGCTTGAGAATGTCGGCAAAGAGACCTGTCGCATCCTGATCGGCTTCAACACCGGCCACTATCAGACGATCGATCTGTCTCAGTGGATCGCGGCCAATCCAACGAATGTCCTCGCCACCAACTTCAGCAAGCCCTCCAGCTTGTTTGAACGGTTTCCGAAATCGGACCTGTTCATCACCCAATAGTTCGTGTGTTTGGGTCAGGCTGTCGCAGGTCGAATTCAGGGATGCATTCGACCTGCGGCATCCGTTGCCAGCTGAGTTCACCATCCAATGCATCAGGAGAGAATATTGAAGACCACATTGTCATCCCCAGCGACTCAAGACGTGGCACGTTCGCTGAAAACGCCGACCGACATCGCCGAGGAAGGGGTCGCCGCCATCTCGGAAGAACTACGAACGTTGCTGGCCGACGTCATGGCGTTGTATGTGAAGACGAAGAACTTTCACTGGCACATGAGCGGACCTCATTTTCGGGATTACCACCTGTTGCTGGATGAACAGGGCTCCCAGATTTTTGAGATGACCGACGACATCGCCGAACGAGCCCGCAAACTCGGCGGGACTTCGATCCGATCGATCGGACAGATCAATCGTCTCCAGCGGCTCAAGGACAACGATCAGGACGACGTCCGTCCGCAGGAGATGTTGTCGGAACTGATGTCCGACAATCAGCAGCTCACCGCGTTCATGAGGGCGACGCACGCCGTCTGCGACGAGCATGGGGACGTCGCCACCGCTAGCCTGCTGGAGAACTGGATCGACCAGACCGAACGGCGCACCTGGTTTCTGTTCGAAGCGGCGGACGAGTAGCATCCCATTGGGGAGATTCGTCTGCACTGCTTTTGACTGCGGATCGACTCCCGAAGCCCTTCTTATCGACGTCAACTGATGTTGATTGTCCACCCCGCCCGCTCAGTTGGGCCAGAGCATCGGCTCGCTCACATCAGGGAGATTCTGTGATCACTGACAACGAAGTCCTCTTTCGCCCGCTGCAGATCGGCGCGATCACCATTCCGCACCGGATTGTGATGGCTCCTCTCACCAGAGCCCGAGCGACTGAACGTGTGCCCAACGCTTTGATGACCGAGTATTACCGTCAACGGGCCGGGGCGGCTCTCATTATCTCCGAAGCAACCGCAATCAGCGAGCAAGGCTACGGCTGGCACGGGGCGCCAGGAATTGACTCGGATGAGCAGGTGACCGGCTGGAAGCAGGTGACGGACGCCGTTCATCAGGCCGGCGGAAAGATGTTTCTGCAATTGTGGCACATGGGCCGCGTTTCTCATCCGGACTATCACAACGGACGCCTGCCTGTTGCTCCCAGTCCGCTGGCCGCCATCGGCGAGGCGCATACTCCGACTGGAAAAAAGCCATACGTGGTGCCGCATGAACTGACCAGAAGCGAAATCGCCGACATCGTCGCGGACTATGCGGCGGCCGCTCGTCGTGCCCGCGACGCCGGCTTTGACGGCGTCGAGATTCACGGCGCGAATGGCTATCTGATCGATCAGTTCCTGCGGAGTTCGTCGAATCAACGGACTGACGATTACGGCGGCTCCATCGAGAACCGCCTCCGTTTTCTCCGCGAAGTGGTGACGGCCGTGACCGCAGCCTGGTCTTCCGATCGTACCGGAGTCCGTTTGAGCCCGACCATGAATGGCGGCGGAATCAGCGACAGTGATCCCGTTTCACTGTTCACGCAGGCGGCAAAGATGCTCAATCCATTCCGGTTGGCGTACCTGCACACAGCCGAATCCATTCGCCCTGGCCGGCTGTTCAATCCCGATGCTCCCCGCGTGACGCCGTACATCCGCGCCGCGTTCCAGGGCGTACTGTTCACCAACGGCGGATATGATAAACAAACGGCCGCTCAAGCGATTCGCGAAGGCGCTGCGGATGCCATTGTCTTCGGGCAAAAGTTCATCGCCAACCCCGACCTGCCAGAGCGATTGCGGAACAATACTCCGCTCAACGAGCCGGAAGTGGACACCTACTACTCTCGCGGGTCGCACGGCTATGTTGACTATCCCGCACTGCCTGTGGCGTAACAACAAATCGCCTTCAGCAAGGAAGCTGTCTTGACCACTTCACCTCAAGATCCACCGCAACCGGTCCATCTGGCCATTACATTGCGGGCACGCGAAGGGAAAGTCGCGGCATTGGAGGAGGCGCTGCTTCGTTTCGTCAAACGCTCTCTGGACGACCAAGGCGCCACCGGCGTGCATCTATTCCGGCCGGTCTCGGGCACCGACAACCGGGAATTTCAGTTGCATCGTTCGTTCCGGAGCGAAGATCACAAGCGTGACTTCTATCAGTCGGAAATGTATCAGCAGTATCAGCGCGAGACCGCGGACTTGATCGAAGGACCAGCTACCATTCGACCCCTGCATGGGTTCGAGGCATTTTTCCGGGGCGGACATCAACCGCCTCCGCCGCGTTGGAAAATGGCCGTCGTCACTTGGCTGGGGGTCTTCCCTGCCGTCCTGCTATGGTCGCGACTTCTTTCGCCGCGGTTGACGGCACTGCACCCCGTCGCGGTCACAGCGATTGTGACCATGTTTGTCGTCATCACCCTCGCCTGGGTGATCATGCCCTGGCTGACGAAGCTCGCACGACCCTGGCTGCACGCGAAATGATTTCACAACAAAAGCGCGCCGGTCAGAACTGAAGTGGAAACATCTCGCTATTTTGCTCCGCTCACGACAGGATTCGCGAAGCCGCTGGTGAACAGGACCGTCAAACCTTCCGATGCCGTCGGATGCGTCAGGACCGCGTCTCGCAGCAACGTGTAAGGCAAATTGCCGAGCATCGCCGTCTGCACACCCGCCATGAGTTCGCTCGCTTCAGCACAGAACGCCGCGAATCCCAGAATCCG
Protein-coding sequences here:
- a CDS encoding alkene reductase, with protein sequence MITDNEVLFRPLQIGAITIPHRIVMAPLTRARATERVPNALMTEYYRQRAGAALIISEATAISEQGYGWHGAPGIDSDEQVTGWKQVTDAVHQAGGKMFLQLWHMGRVSHPDYHNGRLPVAPSPLAAIGEAHTPTGKKPYVVPHELTRSEIADIVADYAAAARRARDAGFDGVEIHGANGYLIDQFLRSSSNQRTDDYGGSIENRLRFLREVVTAVTAAWSSDRTGVRLSPTMNGGGISDSDPVSLFTQAAKMLNPFRLAYLHTAESIRPGRLFNPDAPRVTPYIRAAFQGVLFTNGGYDKQTAAQAIREGAADAIVFGQKFIANPDLPERLRNNTPLNEPEVDTYYSRGSHGYVDYPALPVA
- a CDS encoding antibiotic biosynthesis monooxygenase, producing MTTSPQDPPQPVHLAITLRAREGKVAALEEALLRFVKRSLDDQGATGVHLFRPVSGTDNREFQLHRSFRSEDHKRDFYQSEMYQQYQRETADLIEGPATIRPLHGFEAFFRGGHQPPPPRWKMAVVTWLGVFPAVLLWSRLLSPRLTALHPVAVTAIVTMFVVITLAWVIMPWLTKLARPWLHAK
- a CDS encoding cupin domain-containing protein, which gives rise to MFAAAATAVLLNQSESEGGDPSFMNNVPDPVTSGDELPTFKFELEKSTGKVIGKSSGKEATVKQLPISKGIAGVSMRLEPGAMRELHWHATAAEWALVLEGRVRTTVVSPDGTAETNDFQPGDVWLFPRGHGHMLECLGKEPCHFILIFDNGYFSEFGTFSISDWIGHVSPELLAKNFGVPASTFESFPKKEVYFARGEVPPETPETPLQGLTVPPLTHKYELLSQPPYRTFSGGREWRVDSSNFPISTTITGVVLELEPGAIRELHWHPTADEWQYVIAGDISVTLFGSNARYRVETLHKGDVGYIPQGFGHSLENVGKETCRILIGFNTGHYQTIDLSQWIAANPTNVLATNFSKPSSLFERFPKSDLFITQ
- a CDS encoding Dps family protein; protein product: MKTTLSSPATQDVARSLKTPTDIAEEGVAAISEELRTLLADVMALYVKTKNFHWHMSGPHFRDYHLLLDEQGSQIFEMTDDIAERARKLGGTSIRSIGQINRLQRLKDNDQDDVRPQEMLSELMSDNQQLTAFMRATHAVCDEHGDVATASLLENWIDQTERRTWFLFEAADE
- a CDS encoding alpha/beta hydrolase — its product is MSVPVQLEPAAERFLATVAQQSPPCEGQPEVERQRLEEIQQRAPINPQVEVEHRIIAAGPKRQLSMKIVRPRQSRALLPPILYLHGGAWVYGSFETHGRLVQELCLGAQAAVIFVDYNLSPESTHPTAAAESYAALTWIAENGRQNGLDPSKLTVAGDCVGGHLAASIALRSQQYSGPVIQRQLLFYPVLDPHCDSDSYCQFATGYGLRRDVMQRCWQLSLGNAVEQKTVSDFPLNCSMSQLRRMPPSLIITAEADVARDEGELYSVRLRAAGVPTTQVRFQGTLHDFLMLNPLAHSAATRGAMMLAMNWLREGFASRA
- a CDS encoding PAS domain S-box protein, giving the protein MTVSAAAIAVTLLFRWQLQDVLGERGLYSTFLPAVIIAAHFGGLWPGVIATLVSAALTNLLLVNHLLRLDPKPAADSVAMVIFLATGIFISILSDSLRRSQLRRLQEEQRRLAQRTLQKTQQRFTHLMQHSSDVIGIFALDGTALYQTPSVTRILGYSPGERIGRNILDDPIVHPDDRPAQQAFFTSIVERPGTLTKAEFRLRHADGSWRDIEAIGQILMDEPSAVVVMANYRDMTDRKGAERTIRESEQRWRSLTQMLPQLIWTTNPDGTADYYSPQFLEFTGKLPEELLVNGWHCILHPDELDFVVARWSETVRLSQNYDLEHRIRQADGDYRWYKVRAVPIRDVDGTINRWLGSCTDITDLKLAEQKLLAAKELAESANRLKDEFLANVSHEIRTPMNAILGMTELVLESPLEPSQRDLLETVQGAGENLLEIINDLLDFSKIEAGKLRLVEAPFSLHRVCQDVVRLLDVRAQEQHLQLHCAIQETIPDDVLGDAGRLRQVLVNLVANGIKFTPQGRVELAVRFVRSLKRDRVLVEFAVQDTGIGISPEKQSSIFQAFEQEDASVTRKYGGTGLGLTIASRLVRAMGGEIQLESGVGEGSTFRFRIPFQCLHPEECLNSEPAQPKSELPAAVPEKIASGRKLNVLVAEDHRFNAQLLAQVLGQRSHRLEVAEDGEKALELARSGRFDLLLLDIHMPLKDGLSVARDLRQWEQDEGAGRLPIIALTARDTSHIREECLAAGMDGLLQKPMRSELLFQLIDEVISSDQVTTETKAEQLIDHEMLRSVSGGNPEILQALIASFFEHMPQLLLELQHQADAGELSPLRESAHKAASTLGTFSRTAGDLALAVEGFAIQGELNQARDAVQRLLRCCRLLCAEIQAISTMDLESPVVEEVGTVSSAPSQ
- a CDS encoding sigma-54-dependent transcriptional regulator is translated as MPRLLLIDDDKAIIPQQVRLAFAATEYEIKVAPTAAEGLSLFQSWAPDVVILDLRLPDSTGLELFRKLREIDRRTPVVFATMTKGADEAIEAMKLGAFDYLFKPLDLKELQKIVGEALLVSKRMREPAVVAADVEDSPADGAIIGSCPQMREVYKAIGRVSAQDVPVLITGESGTGKELVARAIYQHSARSQGPFLVLNCAAIPEQLLESELFGHEKGAFTGADRRRIGKFEQVNGGTLFLDEIGDMPAGLQAKMLRVLQEQQFERVGGNETIQTNVRVIAATHRDLRAWSQAGKYRPDLYYRLSVFTIHLPALRERGNDLEALVRYYVRRLSAGFNREIHDVSAETLARLQSYNWPGNIRELQSVLKQALLHASGDVLLPSFLPQLGEAGAAPAPAMSDAQQFDLTGFISEHLTADATELHDTVHRQVDRILLTKVLEFTGGNQYQAARVLGLSRQTLRTRLREMKIQVTQTIAHGEDHDE